The proteins below are encoded in one region of Enhydrobacter sp.:
- a CDS encoding response regulator — protein sequence MAERILMIDDDDRLAAMVSDYLGGAGFRVTVAGTAREGEGWLKRESFDAVILDLMLPDADGLDLCRRLRAVSDVPILMLTARGEPMDRVVGLEIGADDYLAKPFEPRELQARLRAILRRRSRTATADILRFGRLEIDKGARLVRLDDEERPLTSYQFALLLALAERAGRVLTRDALMDLTKGEKLEAFDRSVDVHISRIRAAIEDDPKKPRRILTLRGAGYVFARDQDR from the coding sequence ATGGCCGAGCGCATCCTGATGATCGATGACGACGACCGTCTCGCCGCGATGGTCTCCGACTATCTCGGCGGGGCGGGCTTTCGTGTCACCGTCGCGGGGACCGCACGCGAGGGCGAAGGATGGCTGAAGCGCGAAAGCTTCGACGCGGTCATCCTCGATCTCATGCTGCCCGATGCCGACGGCCTCGATCTCTGCCGTCGGCTGCGCGCCGTGAGCGACGTGCCGATCCTGATGCTGACCGCGCGCGGCGAGCCGATGGATCGCGTCGTCGGCCTCGAGATCGGCGCCGACGACTATCTCGCCAAGCCGTTCGAGCCGCGCGAGCTGCAGGCCCGCCTGCGCGCCATCCTGCGCCGCCGCAGCAGGACGGCGACAGCCGACATCCTGCGCTTCGGCCGGCTCGAGATCGACAAGGGCGCACGCCTGGTGCGTCTGGACGACGAGGAACGTCCCCTCACCTCCTACCAGTTCGCGCTTCTGCTGGCGCTTGCCGAGCGCGCCGGGCGCGTGCTCACGCGCGATGCCCTGATGGACCTCACGAAGGGCGAGAAGCTGGAAGCGTTCGACCGCTCGGTCGATGTCCACATCTCGCGCATCCGCGCCGCCATCGAGGACGACCCGAAGAAGCCGCGCCGCATCCTGACCCTGCGCGGCGCGGGCTACGTCTTCGCCCGCGATCAGGATCGGTGA
- a CDS encoding HAMP domain-containing sensor histidine kinase, with protein sequence MQRLYLKFYLTIVAVLVVFVGAAALLWRVAEEEARTPQYLDVAAELTGALLPDADAPPADDQKALEALHRKLRFDLALYRPDGTIIAQAGRPPPRFDVRKARPGWRRGRDGPSFTLQLPDGRWLVARKVRERPSPTFWIAAFLALVAAAVAVGAYPVVRGLGRRIERLKAGVDKLGSGDLAARVKVEGRDEIAALAESFNRSAARIEALVAAHRMLLANCSHELRTPLARISVAASLLGEQADPRTRESLKRDIAELDGLIDQILLTSRLDAVPGLDRREPVDLLALAAEEAALYDIEADGTPVTVDGDRLLLRRLVRNLLENARRYAGDGPIEISVTMPAGRAVLEVRDHGPGVPPDERERIFEPFYRLATARESGRGSGLGLALVREIARRHGGDAVCLAADGGGSRFRIDLPAA encoded by the coding sequence ATGCAGCGCCTCTACCTCAAGTTCTATCTCACCATCGTGGCGGTCCTGGTCGTGTTCGTCGGCGCGGCCGCGCTGTTGTGGCGTGTCGCCGAGGAAGAGGCGCGCACGCCGCAATATCTCGATGTCGCGGCCGAGCTCACCGGCGCGTTGCTGCCCGACGCCGATGCCCCGCCGGCGGACGATCAGAAGGCACTGGAGGCGCTGCATCGCAAGCTGCGCTTCGACCTCGCCTTGTACCGACCCGATGGCACGATCATCGCCCAGGCGGGCCGGCCGCCCCCTCGCTTCGATGTGCGCAAGGCGCGCCCGGGCTGGCGGCGCGGTCGCGACGGACCGAGCTTCACGTTGCAGCTTCCCGACGGGCGATGGCTGGTCGCGCGCAAGGTGCGCGAGCGCCCCAGCCCGACCTTCTGGATCGCGGCCTTCCTCGCCCTCGTCGCGGCCGCAGTTGCGGTCGGCGCCTATCCGGTGGTTCGCGGGCTCGGCCGACGGATCGAGCGGCTCAAGGCCGGCGTGGACAAGCTCGGCAGCGGCGATCTTGCCGCGCGCGTGAAGGTCGAAGGCCGCGACGAGATCGCCGCCCTGGCCGAAAGCTTCAACCGCTCGGCCGCGCGCATCGAGGCGCTGGTGGCGGCGCACCGCATGCTGCTTGCCAACTGCAGCCACGAGCTGCGCACCCCGCTCGCCCGCATCAGCGTAGCCGCCTCGCTCCTTGGCGAGCAGGCGGATCCCAGGACGCGCGAATCGCTGAAACGCGACATTGCCGAGCTCGATGGGCTGATCGACCAGATCCTCCTGACCAGCCGCCTCGACGCCGTGCCGGGTCTCGATCGCCGCGAGCCCGTCGACCTCCTCGCGCTCGCCGCGGAGGAAGCGGCGCTCTACGACATCGAGGCCGACGGCACGCCGGTTACGGTCGACGGCGACCGGCTGCTGTTGCGTCGGCTCGTACGCAACCTGCTGGAGAACGCTCGTCGCTATGCCGGCGATGGGCCGATCGAGATCTCGGTCACGATGCCCGCAGGGCGTGCCGTACTCGAGGTGCGAGACCATGGGCCGGGCGTGCCGCCTGACGAGCGCGAACGCATCTTCGAGCCCTTTTACCGTCTCGCCACGGCACGCGAGAGCGGCCGCGGCAGCGGGCTTGGCCTCGCCCTCGTCCGCGAGATCGCCCGCCGTCATGGCGGCGATGCGGTTTGCTTGGCGGCAGACGGCGGCGGCAGCCGCTTCCGCATCGACCTGCCGGCGGCGTAA
- a CDS encoding GFA family protein — translation MTICHCTWCQRRTGTAFGTEVVFENSQVVVIGDEIGRYRHVSDESGRWLDVEFCRRCGSNLGFTLEAAPGIRTLPAGAFDDPAWIGADRYRIRHVYLRSRRAWSDLSPLVEQYERHFRQ, via the coding sequence GTGACGATCTGCCATTGCACCTGGTGCCAGCGCCGCACCGGCACCGCCTTCGGTACGGAAGTCGTGTTCGAGAACAGCCAGGTGGTGGTGATCGGCGATGAGATCGGCCGCTACCGTCACGTTTCCGACGAATCCGGCCGCTGGCTCGACGTCGAGTTCTGCCGGCGTTGCGGTTCCAACCTTGGCTTCACTCTCGAGGCGGCGCCGGGTATCCGCACGCTGCCTGCCGGCGCTTTCGACGATCCTGCGTGGATCGGCGCCGACCGCTACAGGATCCGCCACGTCTATCTGCGCTCGAGACGCGCCTGGTCCGATCTTTCGCCTTTGGTCGAACAATACGAACGGCACTTCAGACAGTAA
- a CDS encoding acyl-CoA dehydrogenase family protein: MDFDIPTDISAYLRELDAFIEREIRPLERENDNIRFFDHRREHARTDWDNDGQPRPEWEALLAEMRRRADKAGHLRFGLPKALGGKDGSNLAMAIIREHLAHKGLGLHNDLQNESSIVGNFPVALLLHRFGSEEQKARYLEGMFTGKERIAFGLTEPDHGSDATFMETTAVKQGGDWIINGMKRFNTGMHTATVDLVFARTSGKPGDARGISAFLVPVKSPGFKVEHMWWTFNMPSDHAEVSLADVKVPASTMLGEEGRGLDVAQTFVHENRIRQAASSLGAAQYCIDMSVAYARNRKVFGKPLAANQAIQFPLAELHTEAEMTRGLVRKTAWHLDRQHHMQVSEWVAMSNYRANRLVCEAADRAIQVHGGIGYSRHTPFEHIYRHHRRYRITEGSEEIQIRRVAGALFGFWGAQKTSTAAR, from the coding sequence ATGGATTTCGATATTCCCACTGACATCTCGGCGTACCTGCGCGAGCTCGACGCGTTCATCGAGCGCGAGATCCGGCCGCTCGAGCGCGAGAACGACAATATCCGCTTCTTCGACCATCGCCGCGAGCATGCCCGCACCGACTGGGACAATGACGGCCAGCCGCGGCCCGAATGGGAGGCGCTGCTGGCCGAGATGCGCCGCCGGGCCGACAAGGCGGGCCATCTGCGCTTCGGCCTGCCGAAGGCGCTGGGCGGCAAGGACGGCTCCAACCTCGCCATGGCAATCATCCGCGAGCATCTGGCGCACAAAGGGCTCGGCCTGCACAACGACCTGCAGAACGAGAGCTCGATCGTCGGCAACTTCCCGGTGGCGCTGCTGCTGCACCGCTTCGGCAGCGAGGAGCAGAAGGCGCGCTATCTCGAAGGCATGTTCACGGGCAAGGAACGGATCGCCTTCGGGCTCACCGAGCCCGACCACGGCTCCGACGCCACCTTCATGGAGACGACCGCGGTCAAGCAGGGCGGCGACTGGATCATCAACGGCATGAAGCGGTTCAACACCGGCATGCACACCGCCACCGTCGACCTCGTCTTCGCGCGCACTTCCGGCAAGCCGGGCGATGCGCGCGGCATCTCCGCGTTCCTGGTGCCGGTCAAGTCGCCCGGTTTCAAGGTCGAGCATATGTGGTGGACCTTCAACATGCCCTCGGACCATGCCGAGGTCTCGCTCGCCGACGTGAAAGTGCCGGCTTCGACGATGCTGGGCGAGGAAGGCCGCGGCCTCGACGTGGCGCAGACTTTCGTGCACGAGAATCGCATCCGCCAGGCCGCCTCGAGCCTCGGCGCGGCGCAATACTGCATCGACATGTCAGTGGCCTATGCCAGGAACCGCAAGGTGTTCGGCAAGCCGCTGGCCGCCAACCAGGCGATCCAGTTCCCGCTGGCCGAGCTGCATACCGAAGCCGAGATGACGCGCGGGCTGGTGCGCAAGACCGCCTGGCATCTCGACCGCCAGCATCATATGCAGGTCAGCGAATGGGTGGCGATGTCCAACTACCGCGCCAATCGCCTCGTCTGCGAGGCGGCCGACCGGGCGATCCAGGTCCATGGCGGCATCGGCTATTCACGCCACACGCCGTTCGAGCACATCTACCGTCACCACCGCCGCTACCGCATCACCGAGGGGTCCGAGGAGATCCAGATCCGCCGCGTCGCCGGCGCACTGTTCGGCTTCTGGGGCGCGCAGAAAACATCGACGGCGGCGCGTTGA